A genomic segment from Streptomyces sp. NBC_01233 encodes:
- a CDS encoding agmatine deiminase family protein — MSEYRMPAEWTEHEGCLMAWPTREDLWGSVLADVKEEYANVARAIAAFEHVTVVAPPGHGEDARARCGQDTAGITVIEMPLDDSWFRDCAPLFVLDADGNRAGVDFRFNAWGGKHHPFDADDRVSALLLEHLGVDRITSDMILEGGAITVDGEGTLITTEQCLLHPNRNPDKSRDEIEAELKSRLGVTKVIWLPYGGLLDTETDGHVDGVCAFAAPGTVVVSLPDNPNHPDYARMRANRAVLEAATDAQGRRLEIIDVPQTAFADLADGEIEVSYLNYYVANGGVVVPVAGLAQDEDALAVIASAHPGRKVVGVRALAIAFGGGGVHCITQQIPAARTGVHAAG, encoded by the coding sequence ATGTCCGAATACCGCATGCCTGCCGAGTGGACAGAGCACGAGGGCTGCCTGATGGCCTGGCCCACCCGCGAGGACCTGTGGGGAAGCGTGCTGGCCGACGTCAAGGAGGAGTACGCCAACGTCGCCCGCGCCATCGCGGCCTTCGAGCACGTGACGGTGGTCGCTCCGCCCGGCCACGGCGAGGACGCCCGCGCCCGCTGCGGCCAGGACACCGCCGGCATCACCGTCATCGAGATGCCGCTCGACGACTCCTGGTTCCGCGACTGCGCCCCGCTCTTCGTCCTCGACGCCGACGGCAACCGCGCCGGCGTGGACTTCCGCTTCAACGCCTGGGGCGGCAAGCACCACCCGTTCGACGCCGACGACCGGGTCAGTGCCCTGCTGCTGGAGCACCTCGGGGTCGACCGCATCACCTCCGACATGATCCTCGAAGGCGGTGCGATCACCGTCGACGGCGAAGGCACCCTGATCACCACCGAGCAGTGCCTGCTGCACCCCAACCGGAACCCCGACAAGAGCCGTGACGAGATCGAGGCCGAGCTGAAGTCCCGGCTCGGCGTCACCAAGGTGATCTGGCTGCCGTACGGCGGCCTGCTCGACACCGAGACCGACGGCCACGTCGACGGCGTCTGCGCCTTCGCCGCGCCCGGCACGGTCGTCGTCTCCCTGCCCGACAACCCCAACCACCCCGACTACGCCCGGATGCGCGCCAACCGTGCGGTGCTCGAAGCCGCCACCGACGCCCAGGGCCGCCGACTGGAGATCATCGACGTGCCGCAGACGGCCTTCGCCGATCTCGCCGACGGCGAGATCGAGGTGTCCTACCTGAACTACTACGTGGCCAACGGCGGCGTCGTCGTCCCGGTGGCCGGGCTGGCCCAGGACGAGGACGCCCTCGCCGTCATCGCCTCCGCCCACCCCGGCCGCAAGGTCGTCGGCGTACGGGCGCTCGCCATCGCGTTCGGCGGCGGCGGAGTCCACTGCATCACCCAGCAGATCCCCGCCGCACGCACCGGCGTGCACGCCGCCGGCTGA
- a CDS encoding ABC transporter substrate-binding protein: MTTSPPRTARRPHRPHRPHLRRSAVLTSAVLTSLALLAACSGPPKGDAGEVTDVHLSASTPPARGEIDSFSWAVYAEPPTLDYTVAFDYPQNTILSNVCESLMRWTPALTTEPGLAQKASNPDPTTWVYDLRPGVRFHDGKEMTADDVVFSLGRQMDPDNAAAWAQVFQNVSAVTKSGPLQVTVKLKKPDSQFPQYMATAAGAVASQAGVEAAGKDYGTTGGLACTGPFELGTWNKGQSVELNRFDGYWGAKAKSKKAVFRVLTDPSARTNAMLSGEVDGGYLIPTESYARLRGSGSGTLYFGEGLSTVNVNVTNMEGPLGDVRVRRALSLALDRTGFVKAGLGGAGTVTNSLTTRAAWAAAPENTLKTALDGLPPTGQDIDKAKALVQEAGATGKTLTMATSSIGQDVSLLATAVQAAGTQIGLDIRLKTIAPNAFTALFTDPRAREGIDMFPLTYYDSITDPLDLLANFKTGAYMNFAGYSDPQYDQLVDQATAVYPVQQRMEIEAKLQHHACEQLLWIPVAEWPTALFQGKRITGAPTTISYMYHPWAADVGAAQ; the protein is encoded by the coding sequence ATGACCACCTCCCCACCCCGCACGGCAAGACGCCCCCACCGCCCCCACCGCCCCCACCTCCGCCGCAGCGCGGTCCTCACCAGCGCCGTCCTGACCTCCCTCGCCCTGCTCGCGGCCTGCTCCGGTCCGCCCAAGGGCGACGCGGGCGAGGTCACCGACGTCCACCTCTCCGCCTCCACGCCCCCGGCCCGCGGCGAGATCGACTCCTTCAGCTGGGCCGTCTACGCCGAACCGCCGACCCTCGACTACACGGTGGCGTTCGACTACCCGCAGAACACCATCCTGTCCAACGTGTGCGAGAGCCTGATGCGCTGGACCCCGGCGCTCACCACCGAGCCCGGGCTCGCCCAGAAGGCGTCCAACCCCGATCCCACCACCTGGGTCTACGACCTGCGCCCCGGCGTGCGCTTCCACGACGGCAAGGAGATGACCGCCGACGACGTGGTCTTCAGCCTCGGCCGGCAGATGGACCCCGACAACGCCGCCGCCTGGGCCCAGGTCTTCCAGAACGTCTCCGCCGTCACCAAGAGCGGCCCGCTCCAGGTCACCGTCAAGCTCAAGAAGCCCGACTCCCAGTTCCCGCAGTACATGGCGACCGCTGCCGGAGCGGTGGCTTCCCAGGCCGGCGTCGAGGCGGCGGGCAAGGACTACGGCACGACCGGCGGGCTCGCCTGCACCGGCCCCTTCGAACTCGGCACGTGGAACAAGGGCCAGTCGGTCGAACTCAACCGCTTCGACGGCTACTGGGGCGCCAAGGCCAAGTCGAAGAAGGCCGTCTTCCGCGTACTGACCGACCCGTCCGCCCGCACCAACGCGATGCTCAGCGGGGAGGTCGACGGCGGCTACCTGATCCCCACCGAGAGCTACGCCCGCCTGCGCGGCAGCGGCAGCGGCACCCTCTACTTCGGCGAGGGCCTGAGCACGGTCAACGTCAACGTCACCAACATGGAGGGGCCCCTCGGTGACGTCCGCGTCCGAAGGGCCCTGTCCCTGGCGCTCGACCGCACCGGATTCGTCAAGGCCGGACTCGGGGGCGCGGGCACCGTCACCAACTCCCTGACCACCCGCGCCGCCTGGGCCGCCGCACCCGAGAACACCCTGAAGACCGCCCTCGACGGGCTGCCGCCCACCGGCCAGGACATCGACAAGGCCAAGGCGCTGGTCCAGGAGGCCGGGGCCACCGGCAAGACCCTGACCATGGCCACCAGTTCCATAGGCCAGGACGTCTCCCTCCTCGCCACCGCGGTCCAGGCGGCCGGTACGCAGATCGGCCTGGACATCCGGCTGAAGACCATCGCCCCCAACGCCTTCACCGCACTCTTCACCGACCCCCGGGCGCGCGAGGGCATCGACATGTTCCCGCTCACCTACTACGACTCGATCACCGACCCGCTCGACCTCCTGGCGAACTTCAAGACCGGCGCGTACATGAACTTCGCCGGCTACAGCGACCCCCAGTACGACCAGCTCGTCGACCAGGCCACCGCCGTCTACCCGGTCCAGCAGCGGATGGAGATCGAGGCGAAACTCCAGCACCACGCCTGCGAGCAACTGCTGTGGATCCCCGTCGCCGAGTGGCCGACCGCGCTGTTCCAGGGCAAGCGCATCACGGGAGCGCCCACCACCATCTCGTACATGTACCACCCGTGGGCCGCCGACGTGGGGGCCGCGCAGTGA
- a CDS encoding ABC transporter permease, with protein sequence MSFARFAVRRVAEMAATLLAASFVVFGAMYTAPGNPASFLLAGRSASPEALASINAQYHLDDPFLTRYFHWLGDVLQGDFGRSITYRTDVSRLLADRLPVTLLLITMALVVVVAVGLLLGRTAAVRGGATDSAILVTTTFAVGTPSFVAAVLLQGLFAVQLGWFPSSGAGEGFADMLWHLALPAVALALYLIGMLARVTRSAMLEALDSEHVTVARSRGVPERQVIRRHVFRNSLGTVLTTGGLIVSTLLVCTILVETAFSIGGIGQLLELSTTTKDFPTVQAISLIIVALFMIVNLLVDLLLPLVDPRVTLGTRGAAT encoded by the coding sequence GTGAGCTTCGCCCGATTCGCCGTACGACGGGTGGCGGAAATGGCCGCCACCCTCCTCGCCGCCTCGTTCGTGGTCTTCGGCGCCATGTACACGGCGCCGGGCAACCCGGCGAGCTTCCTGCTCGCCGGCCGGTCGGCCTCCCCGGAGGCCCTCGCCTCGATCAACGCCCAGTACCACCTGGACGATCCTTTCCTCACCCGCTACTTCCACTGGCTCGGGGACGTGCTCCAAGGCGACTTCGGGCGCTCGATCACCTACCGCACCGATGTCTCGCGCCTCCTGGCGGACCGGCTTCCCGTGACGCTGCTGCTGATCACCATGGCTCTCGTCGTGGTCGTGGCGGTCGGCCTGCTGCTGGGCCGGACCGCCGCCGTCCGGGGCGGGGCCACCGATTCCGCGATCCTGGTCACCACGACGTTCGCCGTCGGCACTCCGTCCTTCGTCGCGGCCGTCCTGCTCCAGGGGCTGTTCGCCGTCCAGCTGGGGTGGTTCCCCAGCAGCGGCGCCGGCGAGGGCTTCGCGGACATGCTCTGGCACCTCGCGCTCCCCGCGGTCGCCCTCGCGCTCTACCTGATCGGCATGCTCGCCCGCGTCACCCGCTCCGCCATGCTCGAAGCCCTCGACAGCGAGCACGTCACCGTCGCCCGCAGCCGGGGCGTCCCCGAACGCCAGGTCATCCGCCGCCACGTCTTCCGCAACTCCCTCGGGACCGTCCTGACCACCGGCGGACTGATCGTCTCCACCCTCCTGGTGTGCACCATCCTGGTCGAGACCGCCTTCAGCATCGGCGGCATCGGCCAGCTCCTCGAACTGTCCACCACCACCAAGGACTTCCCGACCGTCCAGGCGATCTCCCTGATCATCGTCGCCCTCTTCATGATCGTGAACCTGCTCGTGGACCTGCTGCTGCCCCTGGTCGACCCCCGGGTCACCCTCGGAACGAGGGGAGCCGCCACGTGA
- a CDS encoding ABC transporter permease, with protein MSAVLVRRPGLSRIRATGSPLHLLCLGLVALVVLAALLAPWAAPQDPNAVDLGNALAEPSAAHPLGVDAAGRDTLSRLLLGARTSLLGPLGVVAFSTVAGIAIGMAAAWRGGWIDSVLSRSTELVFAFPGMLLAILIISVYGEGLLAPVIALAVAYLPYVSRLTRSLVLAERSRPYVSAYQVQGHSAVQICLRHVLPNIAPVVLAQSTINFGYALMDLAGLSFLGLGVPALTPDWGRMVFDGQTAIQHGYPLSAILPCAFIVLTVVAFNVVGERWADRVAGRTP; from the coding sequence GTGAGCGCCGTACTCGTCCGCCGCCCCGGCCTCTCCCGGATCCGTGCCACCGGTTCCCCGCTCCACCTCCTCTGCCTGGGCCTCGTCGCCCTCGTCGTCCTCGCCGCACTGCTCGCGCCCTGGGCGGCGCCCCAAGACCCCAACGCCGTGGACCTCGGCAACGCCCTCGCCGAGCCCTCCGCCGCACACCCGCTCGGCGTGGACGCCGCCGGCCGCGACACCCTCTCCCGGCTGCTGTTGGGCGCGCGCACCTCGCTCCTCGGACCGCTGGGCGTCGTCGCCTTCTCCACCGTGGCGGGCATCGCCATCGGCATGGCCGCCGCCTGGCGGGGCGGCTGGATCGACTCCGTCCTGTCCCGCAGCACGGAGCTGGTCTTCGCCTTCCCCGGCATGCTGCTGGCCATCCTGATCATCTCCGTCTACGGAGAGGGCCTGCTCGCCCCCGTCATCGCGCTGGCCGTCGCCTACCTGCCCTACGTCAGCCGCCTCACCCGCTCCCTCGTGCTCGCCGAGCGCAGCCGCCCGTACGTGAGCGCCTATCAGGTCCAGGGCCACTCGGCCGTACAGATCTGCCTGCGCCACGTCCTGCCGAACATCGCCCCCGTCGTCCTCGCCCAGTCCACCATCAACTTCGGCTACGCCCTGATGGACCTCGCCGGACTGTCGTTCCTCGGGCTCGGAGTTCCGGCCCTCACCCCCGACTGGGGCCGCATGGTCTTCGACGGGCAGACCGCCATCCAGCACGGCTACCCGCTCTCCGCGATCCTGCCCTGCGCCTTCATCGTGCTGACCGTGGTCGCCTTCAACGTGGTGGGCGAGCGGTGGGCCGACCGTGTAGCCGGGAGAACCCCATGA